A genomic segment from Azospirillum thiophilum encodes:
- a CDS encoding DUF411 domain-containing protein: MTMTRRTMVWGVAAAALTLSLGAVALPETVCAATPAAGAAVEVWKAVGCECCDGWVRHMRAAGFDVTVHTVDDMMPVKQAAGVPDELGSCHTARVGGYVLEGHVPAADVTRLLADQPRARGLSAPGMPPDAPGMDMGTGQPYQVVLFGGADGPQVFARH; this comes from the coding sequence ATGACGATGACGCGGCGGACGATGGTGTGGGGGGTGGCCGCCGCCGCCCTGACGCTGAGCCTCGGAGCCGTGGCGCTGCCGGAGACGGTTTGCGCCGCCACGCCCGCCGCCGGTGCGGCGGTGGAGGTCTGGAAGGCTGTGGGCTGCGAATGCTGCGACGGCTGGGTGCGACACATGCGCGCGGCCGGCTTCGACGTCACCGTTCACACCGTCGACGACATGATGCCGGTGAAGCAGGCTGCCGGAGTGCCGGACGAACTGGGATCCTGCCATACGGCGCGGGTCGGCGGTTATGTGCTGGAAGGCCATGTGCCGGCGGCCGATGTGACGCGCCTGCTGGCCGATCAGCCCCGGGCCCGCGGTCTGTCGGCCCCCGGCATGCCGCCGGACGCACCCGGCATGGATATGGGCACCGGCCAGCCCTATCAGGTCGTGCTGTTCGGCGGTGCCGACGGGCCGCAGGTCTTCGCCCGCCATTGA
- a CDS encoding transposase, giving the protein MDFCGDWQRSHAPLGNAVVFISFARCLPRAQRPTDRRLRGPTPSLRAARRKSAGEVWRHVADQLRARLPKVAALLDVARHDVLAYMDYPESHRAQLHSTNILKNLNK; this is encoded by the coding sequence GTGGACTTCTGCGGCGACTGGCAGCGCAGCCACGCGCCACTTGGCAACGCTGTCGTGTTCATTTCCTTCGCTCGCTGCTTGCCACGTGCCCAACGGCCAACAGACCGTCGTCTCCGCGGCCCTACGCCAAGTCTTCGTGCAGCCCGCCGCAAGAGCGCCGGCGAGGTCTGGCGCCATGTCGCCGATCAGCTGCGGGCGCGCCTTCCCAAGGTGGCAGCGCTGCTCGACGTCGCCAGGCATGACGTTCTCGCCTACATGGACTATCCCGAATCTCACCGAGCCCAGTTACACTCAACGAACATTCTTAAAAATCTCAACAAGTAA
- a CDS encoding HAD-IIIA family hydrolase: protein MLHQAVILVGGRGTRLGALTDDTPKPLLPVGGRPFLAYLIDELFRQGFNDILLLAGYRGDRIERFCQEMLRPGLRLRCMTEPEPAGTGGALRTVSDQLEAQFLLLNGDTLFDINLNDFSTPPLSADGDVLARMALRRVPDTARYGSIVLESSRIVAMLEKGPAGKGLINGGIYLLDRRAVDRLPPSPCSIETDLFPLLAAEGAIEGRVYDRFFLDIGVPDDFALAQSAIPASRRRKAAFFDRDGVLNEDIGFAHRPDQITWMPGARKAVKRLNDAGFLVFVVTNQGGVARGLYGEEHVRTLHRWMQEELRAVGAHVDAFYHCPHHPDHGKAPYRTDCRCRKPEPGMLLQAMAEWPVEPLGSFLVGDRETDVQAAQRAGIEGTLHLGGDLDALVAGILARSGTGTEVETAR, encoded by the coding sequence ATGCTGCATCAGGCTGTCATCCTTGTCGGCGGACGGGGAACCCGGCTCGGAGCGCTGACCGACGATACGCCCAAACCCCTCCTTCCGGTGGGTGGCCGGCCGTTCCTCGCCTATCTGATCGATGAACTGTTTCGGCAGGGCTTCAACGATATTCTGTTGCTCGCCGGCTACCGCGGCGACCGGATCGAACGCTTCTGTCAGGAGATGCTGCGCCCAGGTCTGCGGCTGCGCTGCATGACGGAGCCGGAGCCCGCCGGTACCGGAGGCGCCCTGCGAACTGTCTCGGATCAGTTGGAAGCGCAATTCCTGCTGCTGAACGGCGATACCCTGTTCGACATAAACCTCAACGACTTTTCCACCCCGCCCCTGTCGGCGGACGGCGACGTCCTCGCGAGGATGGCACTGCGCCGCGTTCCTGATACTGCCCGCTACGGCTCCATCGTCCTGGAGAGCAGTCGGATCGTCGCCATGCTCGAGAAGGGGCCGGCGGGGAAGGGGTTGATCAACGGCGGCATTTATCTGCTTGACCGCCGGGCTGTCGACCGGCTTCCGCCGTCGCCCTGTTCGATCGAAACCGACCTGTTCCCACTTCTGGCGGCGGAGGGGGCCATCGAGGGACGGGTCTACGACCGCTTCTTCCTGGACATCGGCGTGCCCGACGATTTCGCCCTGGCCCAGAGCGCCATCCCCGCCAGCCGCCGCCGCAAGGCCGCCTTCTTCGACCGGGACGGCGTACTGAACGAGGACATCGGCTTCGCACACCGTCCCGACCAGATCACCTGGATGCCGGGGGCCCGGAAGGCGGTGAAGCGGCTGAACGATGCCGGCTTCCTGGTCTTCGTCGTCACCAACCAGGGCGGTGTCGCCCGCGGCCTCTACGGCGAGGAGCATGTGCGCACGCTGCATCGCTGGATGCAGGAGGAGTTGCGCGCCGTCGGCGCCCATGTCGACGCCTTCTACCACTGCCCGCACCATCCCGATCATGGCAAGGCGCCCTACCGCACAGACTGCCGCTGCCGCAAGCCCGAGCCGGGAATGCTGCTGCAGGCTATGGCGGAGTGGCCTGTGGAACCGCTAGGCAGCTTCCTGGTCGGCGACCGCGAAACCGACGTCCAAGCGGCGCAGCGGGCGGGCATCGAAGGGACGCTCCACCTCGGTGGCGACCTCGACGCGCTGGTCGCCGGCATTCTGGCCCGCTCCGGGACCGGTACGGAGGTCGAAACCGCCCGCTAA